A stretch of DNA from Mycobacterium senriense:
CCCGCGAGGCAGTCGACGCCCACCTTGCTGCCGCCGGCGATCTCGCCAAGGCTGACGCCGGTCTGCGGCAGAAGGCTGCCGCAGCGGTCGGGGCGAGTGGATTCTACGCAAAGTGGTTGCCGCAATTGGTTTTCGGCGAAGGTCAGCGGCCCCGCGCCTATCAAGAGTTCGGCGCGCTGGCGTCACACCTGCGGTTCGTCGAACGCTCCAGCCGCAAGCTGGCCCGCAACACCTTCTATGGGATGGCACGCTGGCAGGCCAAGCTGGAGCAGCGCCAGGGATTCCTCGGGCGCATCGTCGATATCGGCGCGGAATTGTTCGCGATGTCCGCGGTGTGCGTGCGCGCAGAGGCTCAGCGCGCCGCGGATCCGGCGGTCGGCCGGCAGGCTTACGAGTTGGCCGAAGTGTTCTGCGAGCAGGCGAGCCTGCGAGTACAGACGTTGTTCCGCGGGCTGTGGGACAACACCGACGTCAGCGACGTGCAACTGACCCGCAATCTCCTGCAGGGGAGTTACACCTGGCTCGAGGACGGGATCCTCGATCAGTCCGAGGGCACCGGACCGTGGATCGCGCACTGGGACGAGGGTTCCTCCACCGAGAACAACCTGGCCCGGCGGTTCTTGTCCGGCGATCGTTCGGCAACGAGCCCGAGCTGAGAGACGATGGGAGCTATGGCTTCCTATGTTGCTCCGGCAGGTGAATTCACCCGCGACACCAACTACATCACCACTCGCATCACCGCCGATGGGCGCGACGGCTATCCCGTCGAGCCCGGGCGGTATCGGCTGATCGTCGCCCGCGCCTGCCCGTGGGCGAACCGCGCCATCATCGTGCGCCGCCTGCTCGGCCTGGAAAGTGTTCTCTCCATTGGGTTTTGCGGTCCAACGCACGACGAGCGCAGTTGGACGTTCGATCTGGATCCCGGTGGTGTCGACCCGGTGCTGAAGATCCCGCGGCTGCAGGACGCCTATTTCAAGCGGTTTCCCGACTACCCCAAGGGCATCACGGTGCCCGCGATCGTCGACGTCGGCACCGGTGCGGTGGTCACCAACGACTTCGCGCAGATGACCCTGGATTTCTCGACGGAATGGTCGGCCTATCACCGCGACGGGGCGCCCGAGCTGTATCCCGAACGGCTGCGCGCGGAGATCGACGAGGTGAGCAAGCGGGTCTACACCGAGATCAACAACGGCGTGTACCGGTGCGGGTTCGCCGGTTCGCAGCAGGCCTACGAGGCGGCCTACGATCGGTTGTTCACCGCGCTGGACTGGGTGAGCGAGCGGCTGAGCACTCAGCGATTCCTGGTGGGCGACACCATCACCGAGGCCGACGTGCGGCTGTTCACCACCCTGGCCCGCTTCGACCCGGTGTATCACGGGCACTTCAAATGCAATCGCAGCAAATTGAGCGAGATGCCGGTGCTGTGGGCCTACGCGCGCGACCTGTTCCAGACCCCGGGTTTCGGTGACACCGTCGACTTCGTCCAGATCAAGCAGCACTACTACATCGTGCACGCCGACATCAATCCCACCCGGATCGTGCCCAAGGGTCCGGACCTGACCAATTGGCTATCCCCGCACGGGCGAGAGAGCTTGGGCGGCAAGCCCTTCGGGACGGGTACACCGCCCGGCCCACCGGTCGAAGGTGAACGCGTGCCCGCCGGCCACGGGGCCTGAGCGGCAAGGCCGGCCCTCAGAAGGTCAGCCGCACCGACCATTCCGCGTGCGGGACGTCGCGTAGCTCGCCCGCGGGATCGACCGCCAGCGTCAGCAACTGCACGACGATCCCGGCCAGACGCCCGCGATGCGGGTCGACCGAGGGGATGGTGACGGCGAACCGGGTGCCCGGCCGGAAAATAGTGCTGGTGGTGTTGGTGGGGTCGTCGTAAA
This window harbors:
- a CDS encoding glutathione S-transferase family protein; this translates as MASYVAPAGEFTRDTNYITTRITADGRDGYPVEPGRYRLIVARACPWANRAIIVRRLLGLESVLSIGFCGPTHDERSWTFDLDPGGVDPVLKIPRLQDAYFKRFPDYPKGITVPAIVDVGTGAVVTNDFAQMTLDFSTEWSAYHRDGAPELYPERLRAEIDEVSKRVYTEINNGVYRCGFAGSQQAYEAAYDRLFTALDWVSERLSTQRFLVGDTITEADVRLFTTLARFDPVYHGHFKCNRSKLSEMPVLWAYARDLFQTPGFGDTVDFVQIKQHYYIVHADINPTRIVPKGPDLTNWLSPHGRESLGGKPFGTGTPPGPPVEGERVPAGHGA